DNA from Halobaculum sp. XH14:
CCAGTAGGGGACCGCGCCGTTCGTGAGCCCCGCGATGGCCTGGCCGGCGCCGACCTGCTGGAGCATCACGTACGGGAACAGCCACAGGAGGCCGACGACGGCGACCAGCCCGCGAAGCGACTGCGAGCCGAACCGGTCGCCGAGCATCTCGCCCAGCGTCACGTAGCCGTGTTCCTGCCCGACGAGCCACTGCTTGTAGCCGATGACGTACCAGAGGATCGCGAACAGCACGCCGTCCATCAGCCCCATCACGAGGATCCACTCGGGCCCCGCCGAGAACGCGACGTTGGGCCCGCCGAAGAACGTGAACGCCGAGAGCAGCGTGGCGAACGTCGTGAACAGCAGCACGACCGTCCCGACCGAGCGGCTGGCGAGGTAGTAGTCCTCCGCCGTGCGCTCGGTGAGCCGGTAGGCCAGCAGGCCGATGGCGAGCGCGACGAGCAGGTAGCCGATGACGATCCCCAGCGAGACCGCCAGGTCAGCCACGGTCCACCTCGAGGTCGACGCCGCGGTCCCACGCGCCGCGGGTGAAGCCGTAGAACGTCACCGACGCCACCGCCATCCAGCCGACGTGCCACCAGAGCCAGACGGGAAGCCCGGCGACGGTCGTCGCGTCGCCCCACAGGAACCAGGGCACCGCGAGCGCCACCAGCACCGCGAACGCGAGTACCCACAGGAAGTCCGTTCGATTACGGGTCATCGAAGCGTGATTGCCGCGTCCACCCCCTAAGTGTTACCCTTCGTTCTCCGTATGCCGGTATCGAAGACAAATTTTCTTCAACCTGGCGAGTGTGGTGGAACACTGGCTTTATGCGGCGAACGGCCGGACGTGGGCGTGATGGAGTACGTGCAGGAGCGCGTCGCGACGCTCCACGAGTTCGACGCGGGGGCCGGGACGGGCCGGGGCTCGGGGGCCGGCGGCGGATCGACGACGGGGGGTTCGGCGACCCCGGCGGGCACGACCGCGGGCGGGAAGTCGTGGTCGCTGCCGACCGGGCGAACCGCCGTCGTCGTCCCGATGACCGAGCAGGAGTACCCCGGACTCGCCGCCGAGCGAGTGCTCGGGGAACTGGAGTCGCTCGACCTCGGGCGGGTCGTGGTCCCGCTGCGCGCCTCGCCCGACCGCGTCGGTGCCGTGCGCGACTGGCTCGACGGCTTCGACCTGCCGCTGGAGCTCCTCTGGTGTGACGGCCCGCGCCTCGGCGACCTGCTGGCCGACGCCGGCGTCGACGGCGACCGCGGGAAGGGGCGCGACGTCTGGCTCGCGCTCGGGCGCGCGCTCGCCGAGGACTACGTGGTCGTCCACGACGCGGACACCACCTCCTACTCGCGCGAGTACGTCCGCCGCCTGCTGTTCCCGCTCGCCCACGGCTACGACTTCTCGAAGGGGTACTACGCCCGCATCGAGGAGGGGAAGCTGTACGGCCGCCTGTTCCGGCTCTTCTACGCACCGCTGGTTCGCGCGCTCCGGGACGAACACGACGACGCGCTGCTCGCGTACCTCGACTCGTTCCGCTACGCGCTCGCCGGCGAGTTCGCGGCGACGGCCGAGGTGGCGGCCGCCATGCGCGTCCAGCGAACG
Protein-coding regions in this window:
- a CDS encoding DUF3311 domain-containing protein — encoded protein: MTRNRTDFLWVLAFAVLVALAVPWFLWGDATTVAGLPVWLWWHVGWMAVASVTFYGFTRGAWDRGVDLEVDRG
- a CDS encoding glycosyl transferase family 2 produces the protein MEYVQERVATLHEFDAGAGTGRGSGAGGGSTTGGSATPAGTTAGGKSWSLPTGRTAVVVPMTEQEYPGLAAERVLGELESLDLGRVVVPLRASPDRVGAVRDWLDGFDLPLELLWCDGPRLGDLLADAGVDGDRGKGRDVWLALGRALAEDYVVVHDADTTSYSREYVRRLLFPLAHGYDFSKGYYARIEEGKLYGRLFRLFYAPLVRALRDEHDDALLAYLDSFRYALAGEFAATAEVAAAMRVQRTWGLEVGTLADAFATAGFDGSAQVDLGSYAHDHRAVSGPTGLSDMSESVGAALLRAVEERGVTPDYGTLRARYRSVADSFVRAYGADAAFNGFEYDAAGEREQIETYAEAVGPPREDARLPPWTDAPVDPDDVLAAAAEDVAAVTT